In Phaeobacter piscinae, one genomic interval encodes:
- a CDS encoding response regulator transcription factor translates to MSRPLITILDDEPEIRRILTDTLEEAGFRTQSFARAREFEASLNRVTPDVCLVDLSLPDTDGLALVHRLALEQGAAVIIISGRAQVQDRVTGLELGADDYITKPFDPAEVVARIRARLRGGPRSAATTGNSAEFSGWTAHFDRYILEDDSGAETPFSHAEGEVLRLFLESPKRLISRAQMQESLGGGAGESFDRAMDVRISRLRTKLREDPKNPRLIKTIYGAGYIFLGDVTWL, encoded by the coding sequence ATGAGCAGACCCCTTATTACCATTCTGGATGACGAACCTGAAATCCGGCGCATTCTGACCGACACGCTTGAGGAGGCCGGGTTTCGCACCCAGAGCTTTGCCCGTGCCCGCGAGTTCGAGGCCTCGCTCAACCGGGTGACCCCCGATGTCTGTCTCGTGGATCTGTCACTGCCAGATACCGACGGGCTGGCGCTGGTCCACCGGCTGGCACTGGAACAGGGGGCCGCTGTGATCATCATTTCTGGCCGCGCGCAGGTGCAGGATCGGGTCACCGGGCTGGAGCTTGGGGCGGATGACTACATCACCAAACCCTTTGACCCGGCAGAGGTCGTGGCCCGCATTCGCGCCCGCCTGCGTGGCGGCCCGCGCAGCGCCGCAACCACGGGAAACAGCGCCGAGTTTTCCGGCTGGACCGCGCATTTTGACCGCTACATCCTGGAAGATGACAGCGGCGCAGAGACACCATTCTCCCATGCAGAGGGCGAGGTGCTGCGACTGTTCCTCGAAAGCCCGAAACGCCTGATCTCCCGCGCGCAAATGCAGGAAAGCCTGGGCGGTGGCGCAGGAGAGAGTTTCGACAGGGCAATGGATGTTCGCATTTCCCGCCTGCGCACGAAACTGCGGGAGGACCCGAAGAACCCCCGGTTGATCAAAACGATTTACGGTGCCGGCTATATCTTTCTCGGCGATGTGACCTGGCTCTGA
- a CDS encoding glutathione S-transferase family protein, whose protein sequence is MQLYYAPKTISGAVAIALEEAGLDYEPIRIDFAAKEQLGDAYAQINPKGRVPALVVDGGILTETGALLEYVADLAPDAGLRPKDSVLLARMREVMFYLASTMHVNHAHKLRGSRWATERSSWKDMQKMVPQTMAASCDYICQSGLRGPLVLGDRLSLADCYLYVVCSWLEGDGVDVADYPKIQEFMATMDQRESIRAVTAKGML, encoded by the coding sequence ATGCAGCTATATTACGCACCCAAGACGATTTCGGGGGCCGTCGCGATTGCGCTGGAAGAGGCCGGACTGGACTATGAACCCATCCGCATCGACTTTGCTGCCAAGGAGCAACTTGGCGACGCCTACGCCCAGATCAACCCCAAGGGCCGCGTGCCGGCATTGGTCGTCGATGGTGGCATTCTGACCGAGACCGGCGCGCTGCTGGAATATGTCGCCGATCTGGCCCCGGACGCTGGCCTGCGCCCCAAGGATTCCGTGCTGCTGGCGCGCATGCGCGAGGTGATGTTCTACCTCGCATCAACCATGCATGTGAACCACGCGCACAAACTGCGCGGCAGCCGCTGGGCCACCGAACGCAGCAGCTGGAAAGACATGCAGAAGATGGTGCCGCAGACCATGGCGGCTTCCTGCGACTATATCTGCCAATCCGGCCTGCGCGGCCCCTTGGTGCTGGGTGACAGGCTCAGTCTCGCCGATTGCTACCTCTATGTTGTGTGCAGCTGGCTGGAAGGCGACGGGGTCGATGTGGCGGACTACCCCAAAATTCAGGAATTCATGGCGACGATGGATCAGCGCGAGTCCATTCGCGCCGTGACCGCCAAAGGCATGCTGTAA
- a CDS encoding branched-chain amino acid ABC transporter permease, whose translation MFYREAGDFKTSYQDDSQTFPIKFDRIRYYVVLALAFLVVPFVVNDYWANAILLPFLIYSIAAIGLNILVGYCGQVSLGTGGFMAVGAYACYKLMTAFPEMSMFIHVLLAGGITALVCIGFGLPSLRIKGFYLAVATLAAQFFLVWLFNRVPWFYNYSASGQISAPERDVFGIIITGPNAPAWATYMFSLIFLAFCALVARNLTRGTVGRSWMAIRDMDIAAEIIGVNPLKAKLSAFGVSGFFIGVSGALFFSVYLGAVEVGEAFGINKSFLVLFMVIIGGLGSIFGSFAGAAFLVLLPVVLKVVGVDVLGWPTDIVAHIQLVIVGALIVIFLIAEPHGIAQLWRVAKEKLRLWPFPH comes from the coding sequence ATGTTCTATCGTGAAGCCGGAGATTTCAAAACCTCCTACCAAGATGACAGTCAGACCTTCCCGATCAAGTTTGACCGGATCCGCTACTATGTGGTGCTGGCGCTAGCGTTCCTGGTGGTGCCTTTTGTGGTAAATGATTACTGGGCCAATGCGATCCTGCTGCCGTTTCTGATCTACTCAATCGCCGCAATTGGCCTGAATATTCTGGTCGGATACTGCGGTCAGGTGTCCCTCGGGACTGGTGGTTTCATGGCTGTGGGCGCCTATGCCTGCTACAAGCTGATGACGGCGTTTCCGGAAATGAGCATGTTCATTCACGTGTTGCTTGCCGGTGGTATCACAGCGCTGGTGTGCATCGGGTTTGGTCTGCCATCGCTGAGGATCAAGGGGTTCTACCTTGCCGTGGCAACGCTGGCGGCGCAGTTTTTTCTGGTCTGGCTCTTCAACCGGGTGCCGTGGTTCTACAACTACTCCGCCTCGGGTCAGATCAGCGCGCCTGAACGGGATGTGTTCGGCATCATCATCACTGGCCCCAATGCACCGGCCTGGGCCACCTATATGTTCAGCCTGATTTTTCTGGCCTTCTGCGCATTGGTTGCCCGCAACCTGACCCGCGGGACCGTAGGCCGCAGCTGGATGGCGATCCGTGACATGGACATTGCGGCTGAGATCATCGGGGTGAACCCGCTAAAGGCCAAGCTCTCGGCCTTTGGGGTGTCGGGCTTCTTCATCGGGGTTTCCGGCGCGCTGTTCTTTTCTGTCTATCTTGGCGCCGTCGAAGTTGGTGAAGCCTTTGGCATCAACAAATCATTCCTGGTGCTGTTCATGGTGATCATCGGCGGCTTGGGCTCGATCTTTGGCTCCTTTGCTGGGGCAGCGTTCCTGGTGCTGCTGCCGGTCGTTCTGAAGGTCGTGGGCGTGGATGTGCTCGGCTGGCCCACGGATATCGTGGCCCATATCCAATTGGTAATTGTTGGTGCGCTGATCGTGATCTTCCTGATCGCGGAGCCGCATGGCATCGCCCAGCTGTGGCGCGTGGCCAAGGAAAAACTGAGACTCTGGCCTTTCCCGCACTAA
- a CDS encoding branched-chain amino acid ABC transporter permease has translation MPEQLVFAMEVTLNGLMAGVLYALVALGFVLIYKASGIFNYAQGVMALFAAMTLVGIMNGQVPFSHVINAIFGGHITHFGWTVPSFIAILMTVGVMVLLAWMVQHFVMRHLVGQEPIILFMATIGLAYFLEGVADLMWGSEIKALDVGLPQGINLWIDETTYQIFDYGFFIDNLDIVATVIAALLVMGLVAFAQYTKQGRAMRAVADDHQAALSVGISLNFIWVLVWSVAGFVALVAGIMWGTKSGVQFSLSLIALKALPVLMLGGFTSIPGAIVGGLIIGVGEKLFEFLVGPMVGGATENWFAYVLALLFLVFRPQGLFGEKIIERV, from the coding sequence ATGCCTGAACAACTCGTCTTTGCGATGGAAGTCACGCTGAACGGCCTGATGGCGGGCGTGCTTTATGCGCTGGTCGCGCTGGGTTTTGTCCTGATTTACAAGGCTTCGGGCATCTTCAACTATGCACAGGGTGTGATGGCGCTGTTTGCGGCCATGACGCTGGTGGGAATTATGAACGGCCAGGTGCCGTTCTCCCATGTGATCAATGCGATCTTCGGGGGGCATATCACCCATTTCGGTTGGACCGTCCCGTCCTTTATCGCAATTCTCATGACAGTGGGCGTGATGGTGCTGCTGGCCTGGATGGTACAGCATTTCGTGATGCGCCATCTGGTCGGGCAGGAGCCGATCATTCTGTTCATGGCCACCATTGGACTTGCCTATTTCCTTGAAGGGGTGGCGGATCTGATGTGGGGGTCCGAGATCAAAGCGCTGGATGTCGGCCTGCCGCAGGGGATCAACCTGTGGATTGACGAGACCACCTATCAGATCTTCGACTACGGCTTCTTCATCGACAACCTCGATATCGTAGCGACGGTTATTGCCGCGCTGCTGGTCATGGGGTTGGTCGCCTTTGCGCAGTACACCAAACAGGGCCGCGCGATGCGGGCTGTTGCGGATGATCACCAGGCGGCCTTGTCGGTTGGCATCTCGCTGAATTTCATCTGGGTGCTGGTTTGGTCTGTTGCGGGGTTTGTCGCGCTGGTCGCCGGCATCATGTGGGGCACCAAATCCGGCGTACAGTTCTCCCTGTCGCTGATCGCACTGAAAGCTCTGCCGGTGCTGATGCTTGGCGGCTTCACCTCGATCCCTGGCGCGATTGTCGGCGGGCTGATCATCGGTGTTGGTGAAAAACTGTTCGAATTCCTGGTCGGCCCGATGGTTGGCGGCGCGACGGAGAACTGGTTTGCCTATGTGCTGGCCCTGCTGTTCCTGGTGTTCCGCCCGCAGGGTCTGTTCGGGGAGAAGATCATTGAACGGGTCTGA
- a CDS encoding SHOCT domain-containing protein: MSAILQEIRQLEAARDRGDISPEDFTKAKNRLLSTVEDATVLPQANRHPPPCATARQSGTTASTAWGMLLLALCAAAVMTVLVGQLVGDITIAFTLVVTVFAAIVVAAFRRLEG; the protein is encoded by the coding sequence ATGAGTGCAATTTTGCAGGAAATCCGGCAGCTAGAGGCTGCCCGGGACAGGGGAGACATATCCCCCGAGGACTTTACCAAGGCGAAGAACCGGCTGTTGAGCACAGTCGAAGACGCGACAGTGCTACCGCAGGCCAATCGCCACCCCCCCCCGTGCGCCACAGCGCGGCAATCGGGGACCACGGCCTCTACGGCCTGGGGCATGTTGCTTTTGGCGCTATGCGCCGCTGCTGTCATGACGGTTCTTGTCGGCCAATTGGTCGGCGACATCACCATCGCCTTCACACTGGTGGTCACCGTCTTTGCCGCCATCGTCGTCGCCGCCTTCCGTCGCCTGGAAGGCTGA
- a CDS encoding WGR domain-containing protein gives MATCLLYRQAPARVPRFYRIELAMNLFAEVSVLREWGVAGGSGQSTINIYGNLREASIAADHHRKRMLKRGYDRA, from the coding sequence ATGGCTACCTGTCTGCTCTATCGCCAAGCCCCCGCGCGGGTTCCGCGCTTTTATCGGATCGAACTTGCGATGAACCTGTTCGCCGAGGTCTCCGTTCTGCGGGAATGGGGGGTTGCTGGCGGCAGCGGGCAAAGCACGATCAACATTTACGGCAACCTGCGAGAGGCGTCGATCGCCGCGGACCACCACCGAAAACGGATGCTGAAACGCGGCTACGACCGCGCCTGA
- a CDS encoding PAS-domain containing protein, which produces MNRSEKHRATMTTAGLNLIAQAMSIYDSDLRLVVCNQRFQEMFDLPDALITPGARFEETIRHIATSGEYGPVDDIEGFVQQRVDQALDFVPHYLERERANGQVISIEGAPLPQGGWVTVYTDITRTKRIEQLLRARSEEMSDQLIVHTEELSATNRKLAATITALEEAKRQLTEMEARTRLTTEMMPAHIAHVDAEGYYTYTNRRLSSVFPSRPSEILGMHIAEALGAAAYDKIAPHLMAAYQGDSPVFEFTENHDSRRIRVAFTPDATGGVFILSMDVTEETQTRVALQQARRREMAAQMTSGLAHDFSNLLTIILGMQGKLAKSDLNPEAADLVQATLSAARRGGRLLNRIAEMTGHRSLRPRATDLHALLQELKVLATPSLPQGMGLSIVDHTPDVRLLLDPGKLQDALLNLILNARDACGTQGQITVSAHVVGQTWLEVSVTDTGPGFSKTALDKALNPFFTTKGGEGSGLGLPMVYDMAKSTGGDMRIGNTVSGASVTLRIPYRLAPDAAGGLALLVEDSEELRATFRDMLIDLGYAVVEATSVDEACALTADIEGISLVLSDIKLQGSATGIDLADRLQSARLPCILMTSLPTSDPLFRTALKRCPVLQKPFTTHQLSALIKSDSAA; this is translated from the coding sequence ATGAACCGATCCGAAAAACACCGCGCCACGATGACCACCGCCGGGCTCAACCTGATTGCCCAGGCGATGTCGATCTACGACAGCGATTTGCGTCTGGTGGTTTGCAACCAGCGCTTTCAGGAGATGTTTGACCTGCCCGATGCGCTGATCACTCCGGGCGCGCGGTTTGAGGAAACCATCCGCCATATCGCCACCAGCGGCGAATACGGGCCCGTTGATGATATTGAGGGGTTCGTGCAGCAGCGGGTTGATCAGGCGCTCGACTTTGTGCCCCATTATCTGGAACGCGAACGCGCCAACGGGCAGGTGATTTCGATCGAAGGGGCGCCGCTGCCGCAGGGCGGCTGGGTCACGGTCTACACCGATATCACCCGCACCAAGCGGATCGAACAACTGTTGCGCGCCCGTTCTGAGGAAATGTCCGATCAGCTGATCGTCCATACCGAGGAACTCTCGGCCACCAACCGGAAACTGGCCGCCACGATCACCGCGCTTGAGGAGGCCAAACGCCAGCTCACCGAGATGGAGGCCCGCACCCGCCTCACAACCGAGATGATGCCCGCCCATATCGCCCATGTGGATGCAGAGGGCTACTATACCTATACCAACCGGCGCCTCAGCTCTGTCTTTCCCAGCCGTCCTTCTGAAATTCTCGGCATGCATATTGCGGAGGCACTTGGCGCTGCCGCCTATGACAAGATCGCCCCACATCTGATGGCCGCCTATCAGGGCGACAGCCCGGTGTTCGAATTCACCGAAAATCACGACAGCCGCCGGATTCGGGTCGCCTTCACCCCCGATGCCACTGGCGGCGTGTTCATCCTGTCCATGGATGTGACCGAGGAAACCCAAACACGCGTCGCCCTGCAACAGGCGCGCCGCCGCGAGATGGCGGCTCAGATGACCAGCGGGCTGGCGCATGATTTCTCTAACTTGTTGACCATCATCCTCGGAATGCAGGGCAAGCTGGCGAAATCGGACCTGAACCCGGAGGCCGCCGATCTGGTCCAAGCCACGTTGTCAGCCGCACGGCGCGGCGGACGGCTGCTGAACCGCATCGCGGAAATGACAGGCCATCGCAGCCTGCGCCCGCGCGCCACCGATCTGCATGCCCTGTTGCAAGAGCTGAAGGTGCTGGCAACGCCCTCGCTGCCCCAGGGTATGGGCCTCAGCATCGTGGACCATACCCCAGATGTGCGGCTGCTGCTCGACCCCGGAAAACTGCAGGATGCCCTGCTGAACCTTATCCTGAATGCGCGTGATGCTTGCGGCACCCAAGGCCAGATCACCGTCAGCGCCCATGTCGTTGGCCAGACCTGGCTGGAGGTCAGCGTGACCGACACCGGACCCGGATTTTCAAAAACCGCATTGGACAAGGCGCTCAATCCGTTTTTCACCACCAAAGGCGGCGAAGGCTCCGGCCTGGGACTGCCCATGGTCTATGACATGGCCAAATCCACCGGCGGCGACATGCGTATCGGCAATACTGTCTCCGGCGCCAGCGTGACCCTGCGCATCCCCTATCGTCTTGCGCCAGATGCTGCGGGCGGGCTGGCGCTTCTGGTGGAGGACAGCGAGGAGCTGCGCGCCACCTTCCGTGACATGCTGATCGATCTTGGCTATGCCGTGGTCGAGGCCACAAGCGTGGATGAAGCCTGCGCGCTGACCGCCGACATTGAGGGTATTTCGCTGGTTCTGTCAGATATCAAACTTCAGGGCAGCGCCACAGGCATTGATCTGGCCGACCGCTTGCAGAGCGCCCGGCTGCCCTGCATTCTGATGACATCCCTGCCAACCAGCGACCCTCTGTTTCGCACCGCCCTGAAACGCTGCCCGGTGTTGCAGAAACCCTTTACCACCCATCAGCTCTCAGCGCTGATCAAATCGGACTCCGCCGCATGA
- a CDS encoding AMP-binding protein, which produces MMSLPALLERNAAQIGDRQAYREKEFGIWQCWTWSETQKEIEALALGLINLGVNEGDFIAIIGRNRPSLYWAMVAAQSVGAVPVPLYQDAVAEEMSYVLDHCGARFVIAGDQEQVDKVLEVQEQLSNLEQIIYLDPRGMRKYDHHTLHEYAHVQEQGRAARDEWMPDLEARKAKLTYDSTCVMLYTSGTTGKPKGVVLSNRNVIESAKNSAEFDKLTAGENILSYLPMAWVGDFIFSVGQAYWCGFCVNCPESADTMMTDLREIGPTYFFAPPRVFEGQLTSVMIRMEDASTLKRKMFHHFLAHAKKVGGDILDGRPVGLMDRLKYKLGDLLVYGPLKDTLGYGRIRVGYTAGEAIGPEIFDFYRSLGINLKQLYGQTEATVFITVQPDGEVRADTVGVPAPDVEIKIADNGEIFYRSPGTFVEYYKNPESTASTKDPEGWVATGDAGFFEEGSGHLRIIDRAKDVGKMADGAMFAPKYVENKLKFYPDILEVVLFGNDRDRCVAFINIDLTAVGNWAERNNIAYASYQELAGHPKVLQSIREHVETVNESVAQDVMLSGCQVHRFVVLHKELDADDGEMTRTRKVRRVVVEDKYSDIITALYDGSSQISTRTEVTYEDGRKGEISATLDIIDAKVVPVTTQAVAAE; this is translated from the coding sequence ATGATGTCCCTGCCGGCGCTGCTTGAACGCAATGCGGCGCAGATTGGTGACCGCCAAGCCTATCGGGAAAAGGAATTCGGCATTTGGCAATGCTGGACCTGGTCCGAGACCCAGAAGGAAATCGAGGCGCTTGCGCTTGGGTTGATCAACCTCGGGGTTAACGAGGGGGATTTCATCGCCATCATCGGACGCAACCGTCCATCGCTGTACTGGGCGATGGTTGCGGCGCAATCGGTGGGCGCGGTTCCGGTACCTCTCTATCAGGACGCGGTCGCCGAAGAGATGTCCTATGTTCTGGATCACTGTGGCGCACGGTTCGTCATCGCCGGTGATCAGGAGCAGGTGGACAAGGTGCTCGAGGTTCAGGAGCAGCTGAGCAATCTGGAGCAGATCATCTATCTGGATCCGCGCGGCATGCGCAAATATGACCACCATACGCTGCATGAATATGCCCATGTGCAGGAGCAGGGCAGGGCTGCGCGCGATGAATGGATGCCTGATCTGGAAGCCCGCAAGGCCAAGCTGACCTACGACAGCACCTGCGTGATGCTTTACACTTCGGGCACCACAGGCAAGCCCAAGGGCGTTGTTCTGTCCAATCGTAATGTGATCGAAAGCGCCAAGAATTCTGCGGAATTTGACAAGCTGACGGCAGGCGAAAATATCCTGTCATATCTGCCGATGGCCTGGGTTGGCGATTTCATCTTCTCGGTCGGGCAGGCCTATTGGTGCGGCTTCTGTGTGAACTGCCCAGAGAGCGCCGACACCATGATGACGGACCTGCGCGAAATCGGGCCAACCTATTTCTTCGCGCCGCCGCGTGTTTTCGAAGGTCAACTGACCAGCGTCATGATCCGCATGGAAGACGCGAGCACGCTGAAGCGCAAGATGTTCCACCACTTCCTGGCGCATGCCAAGAAGGTTGGCGGTGACATTCTGGATGGTCGCCCGGTCGGGCTGATGGACCGGCTGAAGTACAAGCTGGGGGATCTTCTGGTCTATGGTCCGCTGAAGGATACGCTGGGCTATGGCCGCATTCGCGTTGGCTACACCGCCGGTGAGGCGATCGGGCCGGAGATTTTTGATTTTTATCGCAGCTTGGGCATCAACCTGAAACAGCTCTACGGCCAGACCGAAGCGACGGTGTTTATCACCGTGCAACCCGATGGCGAGGTGCGCGCTGATACTGTGGGGGTTCCGGCCCCTGATGTGGAAATCAAGATCGCGGACAATGGTGAGATTTTCTATCGCTCTCCCGGAACCTTTGTCGAATATTACAAAAACCCGGAATCCACGGCCTCGACCAAGGATCCCGAGGGCTGGGTCGCCACGGGGGATGCTGGCTTTTTCGAAGAGGGCAGCGGCCACCTTCGGATCATCGACCGCGCCAAGGACGTTGGCAAAATGGCGGACGGCGCGATGTTTGCACCCAAATACGTCGAGAACAAGCTGAAGTTCTATCCGGACATTCTGGAAGTTGTGCTGTTCGGCAATGACCGGGACCGCTGTGTCGCCTTTATCAACATCGACCTGACGGCAGTTGGCAACTGGGCGGAGCGGAACAACATCGCCTACGCCTCCTATCAGGAGCTGGCGGGGCATCCGAAGGTGCTGCAATCGATCAGGGAACATGTCGAAACGGTCAACGAGTCGGTGGCACAGGATGTCATGCTCTCGGGGTGTCAGGTGCACCGCTTTGTCGTGCTGCACAAAGAGCTGGACGCTGACGATGGCGAGATGACCCGGACCCGCAAGGTGCGCCGTGTGGTGGTCGAGGATAAGTATTCCGACATTATCACAGCGCTTTACGATGGCTCCTCGCAGATTTCGACACGTACGGAAGTGACCTATGAGGATGGCCGCAAGGGTGAGATCAGCGCCACGCTGGACATCATTGATGCCAAGGTCGTGCCGGTTACCACGCAGGCGGTGGCTGCGGAATGA
- a CDS encoding saccharopine dehydrogenase, translated as MTHLWVRAEQRPNEERVGLTPEGAKALLDAGIKVTVEESSVRAIPLQGYIDAGCDIAAENAWPDAPKEAIIFGLKELPEDGTPLPHRHIMFGHAFKGQHSGKALLERFKAGGGTLYDLEYLVDDTGRRVAAFGYWAGYAGAAVTLKTWAAQQRGEICGPVGVYSGKDALLAELGAELDALATARPSAMVIGALGRVGTGAADLCEAMGVTVTKWDMAETARGGPFPQILAHDLFLNCIFARPGTPVFVPREALEQDRQLSAIGDVACDPDSDYNPVPVYDRATTWASPALRVAEHPVLDVMAIDNLPSMLPVESSEDYAAQLLSSLLTLTDLQSGVWGRAETTFKDHLPG; from the coding sequence ATGACGCATCTATGGGTACGGGCAGAGCAGCGCCCCAACGAAGAACGGGTCGGCCTGACCCCCGAAGGCGCCAAGGCGCTCCTGGACGCAGGCATCAAGGTCACGGTTGAGGAAAGCTCAGTCCGGGCGATCCCCTTGCAGGGCTATATCGATGCAGGCTGCGATATCGCAGCAGAGAACGCCTGGCCGGACGCCCCAAAGGAGGCCATCATATTTGGCCTGAAGGAACTGCCGGAGGACGGCACCCCGCTGCCGCATCGCCACATCATGTTCGGCCATGCCTTCAAGGGCCAGCATTCCGGCAAGGCACTGCTGGAGCGGTTCAAGGCCGGTGGCGGCACGCTCTATGATCTGGAATATCTGGTGGATGACACCGGTCGCCGGGTTGCGGCCTTTGGCTATTGGGCCGGGTATGCAGGTGCCGCCGTCACCCTTAAAACCTGGGCCGCACAACAGCGGGGCGAGATCTGCGGACCGGTGGGTGTCTACTCCGGCAAGGATGCGCTTTTGGCCGAACTCGGTGCCGAGTTGGACGCGCTCGCAACAGCCCGTCCCAGCGCCATGGTCATCGGCGCGCTGGGACGTGTCGGAACCGGTGCGGCGGATCTCTGCGAGGCGATGGGGGTCACGGTCACCAAATGGGACATGGCCGAAACCGCCCGCGGTGGCCCCTTCCCCCAGATCCTGGCCCATGATCTGTTTCTCAACTGCATCTTTGCGCGTCCCGGCACCCCGGTGTTCGTCCCGCGTGAGGCATTAGAGCAGGATCGCCAGCTGTCCGCCATCGGGGATGTCGCCTGCGACCCGGACAGCGATTACAATCCGGTGCCGGTCTATGATCGCGCGACAACCTGGGCCTCCCCCGCGCTGCGGGTCGCCGAACACCCGGTGCTCGACGTGATGGCCATCGACAATCTGCCATCCATGCTGCCGGTCGAAAGCTCGGAAGACTACGCCGCACAGCTCCTGTCCTCTCTGCTGACCCTCACCGATCTGCAAAGCGGCGTCTGGGGGCGGGCAGAAACCACCTTCAAGGATCATCTTCCGGGCTGA
- a CDS encoding ABC transporter ATP-binding protein → MEDGYITEDGRKIGGVVMEMKNITLRFGGVVAIKDISFDIREGEIRAIIGPNGAGKSSMLNVISGFYVPQEGEVLFRGKPRPQMRPYEVARQGIARTFQNIALFDGMSVLDNVMTGRLNFMKTNIFQQAIWRGKAEAEETENREAVERIIDFLEIQHIRKTPVARLPYGLKKRVELARALAAEPKLLLLDEPMAGMNVEEKEDMSRFILDVNDEFGTTIALIEHDMGVVMDLSDRVVVMDYGKKIGDGTPDEVRNNQDVIDAYLGVSHD, encoded by the coding sequence ATGGAAGACGGCTATATCACCGAGGACGGGCGCAAGATCGGCGGCGTGGTGATGGAGATGAAAAACATCACCCTGCGCTTTGGCGGCGTGGTTGCGATCAAGGATATCTCCTTTGACATTCGCGAGGGTGAGATCCGGGCCATTATCGGCCCCAACGGCGCGGGAAAATCCTCGATGTTGAATGTGATCTCGGGGTTTTATGTGCCGCAGGAAGGCGAGGTGCTGTTTCGCGGCAAACCCCGCCCGCAGATGCGCCCCTATGAAGTGGCCCGTCAGGGCATCGCACGTACGTTCCAGAATATCGCGTTGTTTGATGGCATGAGCGTGCTGGACAATGTGATGACCGGGCGCCTCAACTTCATGAAAACCAATATTTTTCAGCAGGCGATCTGGCGCGGCAAGGCGGAGGCGGAAGAGACCGAAAACCGCGAGGCGGTGGAACGGATCATCGATTTTCTCGAGATCCAGCATATCCGCAAGACACCAGTGGCACGTCTGCCTTATGGCCTGAAAAAACGGGTTGAGCTGGCGCGCGCGCTGGCCGCGGAACCCAAACTTTTGCTGCTGGACGAGCCGATGGCGGGCATGAACGTCGAGGAGAAAGAGGACATGTCCCGCTTCATACTTGATGTGAACGATGAATTCGGCACCACCATTGCGCTGATTGAACATGACATGGGTGTCGTCATGGACCTGTCTGATCGTGTTGTCGTGATGGACTATGGCAAGAAGATTGGTGACGGCACCCCCGACGAAGTGCGCAACAATCAGGATGTGATTGATGCCTATCTGGGGGTTAGCCATGACTGA
- a CDS encoding histidine phosphatase family protein has translation MTHITLIRHGQANTGARDEASYDRLSDLGHQQARWLGAHLRDTRAHYPRVYCGTLTRHIETAAGMGLEDVVQDPRLNEMEYFNLAEAMQDQHGLDIPTEREGFVDHMPKVFAAWAADDIATPPESWRDFETRTKSALTEIAAGDGPALVVTSGGLIAMAMGQAMGLDTTGTARIALAIMNSSLHRLHPIGGQLSPVLFNAVPHLEHPERHYAQTHL, from the coding sequence ATGACCCATATCACGCTGATCCGCCACGGACAGGCCAACACCGGCGCCCGCGACGAGGCGAGTTATGACCGGCTAAGCGATCTGGGCCATCAGCAGGCACGCTGGCTGGGCGCGCATTTGCGCGACACCCGCGCGCATTACCCCCGCGTCTATTGCGGCACTCTGACCCGCCACATCGAAACGGCTGCCGGCATGGGGCTGGAAGATGTGGTGCAGGATCCCCGCCTGAACGAGATGGAGTATTTCAACCTCGCTGAGGCGATGCAGGACCAGCATGGTCTGGATATTCCCACCGAGCGTGAGGGGTTTGTCGATCACATGCCCAAAGTCTTTGCCGCCTGGGCCGCAGATGACATCGCAACCCCCCCCGAAAGCTGGCGCGACTTTGAAACCCGCACAAAATCTGCTCTGACAGAGATCGCGGCAGGGGACGGCCCGGCCTTGGTGGTCACGTCGGGCGGATTGATCGCGATGGCGATGGGGCAAGCGATGGGGCTTGATACAACCGGAACCGCGCGGATCGCACTGGCGATCATGAACAGTTCCCTGCACCGGCTGCACCCGATCGGCGGTCAGCTGAGCCCGGTTCTGTTCAATGCTGTCCCGCATCTCGAACATCCGGAGCGCCACTACGCGCAAACGCATCTCTAG